A genomic window from Spiroplasma helicoides includes:
- the mnmA gene encoding tRNA 2-thiouridine(34) synthase MnmA: protein MKNKKVIVGLSGGVDSSVAAALLIEQGYEVECLFMRNWDSNLNNDFLGNKLEDICPQEQDYMDAVEVAKKLNVKLHRIDFIKEYWDYVFEYFVLEYKKGRTPNPDILCNKFIKFDKFLNYALSKLGADYIAMGHYAGVKYNNEINEFELIRAVDESKDQTYFLCQLNQYQLSKTLFPLQSYKKSEIRDIAAKYGFITANKKDSTGICFIGERDFTKFLQNYIPNQPGKIIDISTQKVLGEHIGVMYYTIGQRKGLNLGGQPEPYYVAKKDIDKKILYVSKLTDTSYLESTKCLVKEFNFIADIKKYFDSNEFSCTAKFRYRQPDVKVNVKLLDNSLVEIEYNDQIRAVTEGQQAVLYLNKVCLGGGVIDKVIK from the coding sequence ATGAAAAATAAAAAAGTTATAGTTGGTTTGAGTGGTGGGGTAGATTCATCAGTTGCCGCTGCTTTATTAATTGAACAAGGTTATGAAGTAGAATGTCTATTTATGAGAAATTGAGATAGTAATCTTAACAATGATTTTTTGGGCAATAAACTAGAAGATATTTGTCCTCAGGAGCAAGATTATATGGATGCTGTTGAGGTTGCGAAAAAATTAAATGTTAAATTACATAGAATTGATTTTATAAAAGAATATTGAGATTATGTATTTGAATATTTTGTATTAGAATACAAAAAGGGAAGAACTCCCAATCCTGATATTTTATGCAATAAGTTTATTAAATTTGATAAATTTTTAAATTATGCGCTAAGCAAGTTAGGTGCGGATTATATTGCTATGGGCCACTATGCAGGAGTAAAATATAATAATGAGATAAACGAGTTTGAGTTAATTAGGGCTGTTGATGAAAGTAAAGATCAAACATATTTTTTATGTCAATTAAATCAATATCAACTATCAAAAACATTATTTCCTCTTCAATCATATAAAAAAAGTGAAATTAGAGATATCGCAGCTAAGTATGGATTTATAACAGCAAACAAAAAAGACTCAACCGGCATTTGTTTTATAGGTGAAAGAGATTTTACAAAGTTTTTACAAAACTATATTCCGAATCAACCCGGTAAAATAATTGATATCTCTACACAAAAAGTTTTAGGTGAACATATTGGAGTTATGTATTATACAATCGGACAAAGAAAAGGTTTAAATCTTGGTGGACAACCAGAACCATATTATGTAGCAAAAAAAGACATAGATAAAAAAATACTTTATGTATCAAAACTAACAGATACAAGCTATTTAGAATCAACAAAGTGTTTAGTTAAAGAGTTCAATTTCATAGCTGATATAAAAAAATATTTTGATTCAAATGAGTTCAGTTGTACTGCAAAGTTTAGATACCGTCAACCCGATGTAAAAGTCAATGTAAAATTATTGGATAACAGTCTAGTTGAAATAGAGTATAACGATCAAATTAGAGCTGTTACAGAAGGACAACAGGCTGTTCTTTATTTAAATAAAGTATGCTTGGGTGGCGGTGTAATTGATAAAGTTATAAAATAG
- a CDS encoding DUF2779 domain-containing protein, which yields MALKNVVKKEDFKKYFAVCQKQAWIFHDLVNFKKSIKFKKEKLYEFFINMELNDETEFDTSTGFDPLDIYEHLLNGEDLTEEEQKQRDILQKELESIEGLQLSPLSSSSIVDGNSISDASKEYFIFDLYKENRKNKTNYKYFDFSIYGYDEAIQKTQELLQNDEYKVLFEPSFESHNKKLRVRCDILINKGNRHIEIIEVKASTRQKKEHFYDLFYQWYTLERLGYTIDRIGLCLINENYYRGYDVIPDTERLLADLEEKIDYETEIRPILEKGIEVKSTGEPDDIDYESLFKIQYDYHSAKLSNSFITFFENICQQLNIEKILEEISESFDTDKILRNKFCGSYKFDYKNATIKKKETYCQHVVYYFDKNEPNLFDLPRFKQKAAEVHWNSGEIYFEEIKDKYDILNEKDEPYLDDIKMRLINVTNEYYNNNGNISSNSVVDTTRLPSLLHVLKDYIKYPIYMYDFETSYWAVPNFNRSKSYQQIPFQYSIHIIKDDKFDFKKSEETMDHYSFIASDRSDPRPEFLKKFLQDSFSHGPGVYVAYNRGFERMVIKHLMIAFPEFAKPLKYIWQNTIDLMDFFTLPKDNWLIYHPKFKGSASIKKTQPALDDSLTYNDLRIRKGDQASSVFRNFVDGAFDQEQWDNIFKNDMLLYCNRDTLAMVVVLQVVIKYIKDVKPDYREVIESWNK from the coding sequence GTGGCTTTAAAAAATGTAGTAAAAAAAGAAGATTTTAAAAAGTATTTTGCAGTTTGTCAAAAGCAAGCGTGAATTTTTCATGACCTAGTAAATTTTAAAAAATCTATAAAATTCAAAAAAGAAAAGCTATATGAGTTTTTTATAAATATGGAATTGAATGATGAAACAGAATTTGATACATCAACTGGTTTTGACCCGTTAGATATATATGAACACTTGTTAAACGGAGAAGACTTAACTGAAGAAGAGCAAAAACAGAGAGATATTTTACAAAAAGAATTAGAAAGCATAGAAGGACTCCAATTATCACCTTTAAGTTCTTCTTCAATTGTAGATGGAAACTCAATTTCAGATGCTTCAAAAGAATATTTCATTTTCGATCTTTATAAAGAAAACAGAAAAAATAAAACCAACTATAAGTATTTTGATTTTAGTATTTATGGTTATGATGAGGCAATTCAAAAAACACAAGAACTTTTACAAAATGATGAATATAAAGTTTTATTTGAACCTTCATTTGAATCACACAATAAAAAGTTAAGGGTTAGATGTGATATTTTAATAAATAAAGGGAATAGACATATCGAAATAATTGAAGTTAAAGCTTCAACACGTCAAAAAAAAGAACATTTTTATGACTTATTTTATCAGTGATATACATTAGAAAGACTTGGTTATACAATTGACAGAATAGGTTTATGTCTTATAAATGAAAATTACTATAGAGGTTATGATGTAATACCCGATACAGAAAGACTGTTGGCTGACTTAGAAGAAAAAATAGATTATGAAACAGAAATAAGACCTATTTTAGAAAAAGGTATAGAAGTAAAGTCTACTGGTGAACCAGATGACATTGATTATGAATCACTGTTTAAAATACAATATGATTACCACTCAGCTAAACTAAGCAATTCTTTTATTACTTTTTTTGAAAATATTTGTCAGCAATTAAATATTGAAAAAATCTTAGAAGAAATATCAGAAAGTTTTGATACTGATAAAATTTTAAGAAATAAATTTTGTGGTTCATATAAGTTTGATTACAAAAATGCAACTATAAAGAAAAAAGAAACATACTGTCAACATGTAGTTTATTATTTTGACAAAAATGAACCTAATCTTTTTGATTTGCCTCGCTTCAAACAAAAAGCAGCAGAAGTTCATTGAAATTCAGGCGAAATATATTTTGAAGAAATTAAAGATAAGTATGATATTTTGAATGAAAAAGATGAACCTTATCTTGATGATATTAAAATGCGTTTAATAAATGTTACTAATGAATATTATAATAATAATGGGAACATTTCCTCTAATAGTGTTGTAGATACAACAAGACTACCATCATTGCTGCATGTTTTGAAAGATTATATTAAATATCCAATATACATGTACGATTTTGAAACCTCTTACTGGGCAGTTCCAAACTTTAATAGGTCAAAAAGTTATCAACAAATACCCTTTCAATATTCTATTCACATAATTAAAGATGATAAATTTGATTTTAAAAAATCTGAAGAAACTATGGATCACTATAGTTTTATTGCTAGTGATAGAAGTGATCCAAGACCAGAGTTTTTAAAAAAATTTTTGCAAGATAGTTTTTCTCACGGTCCAGGAGTTTATGTTGCTTATAATCGAGGATTTGAAAGAATGGTTATAAAGCATTTGATGATAGCTTTTCCTGAATTTGCAAAACCTTTAAAATATATATGACAAAACACAATTGACCTAATGGATTTTTTTACATTACCAAAGGACAATTGATTGATTTATCATCCAAAATTTAAAGGCTCAGCATCGATCAAAAAAACGCAGCCAGCATTAGATGATAGTTTAACATATAATGACCTTAGAATTAGAAAAGGTGACCAAGCAAGTTCTGTTTTTAGAAATTTTGTTGATGGAGCTTTCGATCAAGAACAATGAGATAATATTTTTAAAAATGATATGCTTTTGTATTGTAATAGAGATACATTGGCTATGGTTGTTGTTTTACAAGTTGTTATTAAATATATCAAAGATGTAAAACCAGATTATAGAGAAGTTATAGAAAGCTGAAATAAGTAG
- the fmt gene encoding methionyl-tRNA formyltransferase yields MKHKVIFCGTPNIALEILKGLEQIDVEIVGVITQPDKLVGRKQVLTYSPVKEYALTKNYKVIQPVKIKDAFEEIQSLKADFLVTCAFGQFIPDSILNLFKNAINVHGSILPKYRGGSPIQYSILNGDTKTGISLMKMIKKMDAGEVYVIEEIEISDEDDSGTLFEKMATLGKNMIVKHLKNILDEKIKGQQQDETKVTFAYNLSNEQEEIDWTKSNVEIINFIRALSPSPIAFTFLDNERIKIKKARLIKEDENFIMVLKIFQPGEIINLDKEGIIVQCGQGILKILELQREGKKMVSAGAFNFPNSPFFTGAFFGLKKGS; encoded by the coding sequence ATGAAACATAAAGTTATTTTTTGTGGAACACCTAATATTGCATTAGAAATACTTAAGGGTTTAGAGCAAATAGATGTTGAAATAGTTGGTGTAATAACACAACCAGATAAATTGGTGGGTAGAAAACAAGTGCTCACTTATTCTCCGGTAAAAGAATATGCACTCACTAAAAATTACAAAGTTATTCAACCTGTAAAAATAAAAGATGCATTTGAAGAAATACAATCTTTAAAGGCTGATTTTTTAGTTACTTGTGCTTTTGGTCAATTCATACCTGATTCAATTTTAAATTTATTTAAGAACGCCATAAATGTGCATGGCTCAATTTTGCCTAAATATAGAGGAGGAAGTCCTATACAGTACTCGATTTTAAATGGGGATACAAAAACAGGAATTTCTTTAATGAAAATGATCAAAAAAATGGATGCTGGTGAAGTATATGTCATAGAAGAAATTGAAATATCGGATGAAGATGATTCTGGAACTCTATTTGAAAAAATGGCTACTTTAGGAAAAAATATGATAGTTAAACATTTAAAAAATATACTTGATGAGAAAATAAAAGGTCAACAACAGGATGAAACAAAGGTAACTTTTGCCTACAATTTATCAAATGAACAAGAAGAAATTGATTGAACAAAATCTAATGTTGAAATAATAAATTTTATTAGGGCATTATCACCTTCACCAATAGCATTTACTTTTTTAGATAATGAAAGAATAAAAATTAAAAAAGCAAGATTGATTAAAGAAGATGAAAACTTTATTATGGTTTTAAAAATTTTTCAACCAGGAGAAATTATAAATTTAGATAAAGAAGGTATTATAGTTCAATGTGGTCAAGGTATACTAAAGATACTTGAGTTACAAAGAGAAGGTAAAAAAATGGTAAGTGCTGGAGCTTTTAATTTTCCAAACTCACCATTTTTTACAGGGGCATTTTTTGGCTTAAAAAAAGGTAGTTAA